A stretch of the Panicum virgatum strain AP13 chromosome 9N, P.virgatum_v5, whole genome shotgun sequence genome encodes the following:
- the LOC120690099 gene encoding beta-glucosidase BoGH3B-like isoform X2, translating into MALLTAPAVAALLLLFWSAAYGDAQLPYKDPSLPVKARVKDLLGRMTLAEKIGQMTQIERKVASPQVLKDNFIGSLLSGGGSVPRLQATAAEWVSMISDFQKACLSTRLGIPMIYGIDAVHGHNNVYGATIFPHNVALGATRDPDLVKRIGAATALEVRATGIQYAFAPCIAVCRDPRWGRCYESYSEDHKIVQAMTELIPGLQGDVPQNFTSGMPYVAGQNKVAACAKHFVGDGGTHDGINENNTIIDKQGLMSIHMPAYLDSLRKGVSTVMISYSSWNGIKMHANHNLITNFLKGRLNFKGFTISDWEGIDRITSPAGANYSYSVQAGILAGIDMIMVPNNYQSFISILTGHVNSGVIPMSRIDDAVTRILRVKFTMGLFENPMPDATLADQLGKKEHRDLAREAVRKSLVLLKNGKPGAPLLPLPKKAAKILVAGTHADNLGYQCGGWTIEWQGDTGRITVGTTILDAVKAAVDPSTTVVFAENPDADFVRNGGFSYAIVAVGEHPYTETQGDSMNLTIPDPGPSTIQTVCGAVRCATVLISGRPVVIQPFLAATDALVAAWLPGTEGQGVTDVLFGDYGFTGKLPRTWFKSVDQLPMNVGDAHYDPLFPFGFGLTTKGNAY; encoded by the exons ATGGCGCTGCtcacggcgccggcggtggccgcgctgctgctgctcttctggTCCGCGGCGTACGGTGACGCCCAGCTGCCGTACAAGGACCCCAGCCTGCCCGTGAAGGCCCGCGTCAAGGACCTCCTCGGCCGGATGACGCTCGCCGAGAAGATCGGGCAGATGACGCAGATCGAGCGGAAGGTCGCGTCGCCGCAGGTGCTCAAGGACAACTTCATCGGCAGCCTGctcagcggcggcgggagcgtgCCGCGGCtgcaggcgacggcggcggagtggGTGAGCATGATCAGCGACTTCCAGAAGGCGTGCCTGTCCACGCGGCTGGGCATCCCGATGATCTACGGCATCGACGCCGTCCACGGCCACAACAATGTCTACGGCGCAACCATCTTCCCTCACAATGTCGCGCTCGGAGCCACCAG GGATCCTGATCTGGTGAAGAGGATCGGTGCCGCGACCGCGCTCGAAGTGCGAGCCACCGGCATCCAGTACGCGTTCGCGCCATGCATTGCG GTGTGCCGTGATCCGAGATGGGGGCGGTGCTACGAGAGCTACAGCGAGGACCACAAGATCGTGCAGGCCATGACGGAGCTCATCCCGGGCCTGCAGGGCGACGTTCCGCAGAACTTCACCAGCGGCATGCCCTACGTTGCCGGACA GAACAAGGTGGCAGCGTGTGCCAAGCATttcgtcggcgacggcggcacgcACGACGGCATCAACGAGAACAACACCATCATCGACAAGCAGGGCCTGATGAGCATCCACATGCCCGCCTACCTGGACTCGCTCCGGAAGGGCGTCTCCACGGTCATGATCTCCTACTCCAGCTGGAATGGGATCAAGATGCACGCGAACCACAACCTCATCACCAACTTCCTCAAGGGCAGGCTCAACTTCAAG GGCTTCACGATCTCAGATTGGGAGGGTATTGACAGGATCACCAGCCCTGCAGGGGCAAACTACTCCTACTCTGTCCAAGCTGGAATTCTTGCTGGCATTGACATG ATCATGGTGCCTAACAACTACCAAAGCTTCATCAGCATACTGACCGGCCACGTCAACAGTGGTGTAATCCCGATGAGCAGGATCGACGATGCCGTAACGAGGATCCTGCGCGTTAAGTTCACCATGGGCTTGTTCGAGAACCCCATGCCCGACGCCACCTTGGCCGACCAGCTGGGGAAGAAGGAGCACCGCGACCTGGCCAGGGAGGCGGTGCGGAAGTCGCTCGTGCTCCTCAAGAACGGCAAGCCAGGCGccccgctgctgccgctgcccaAGAAGGCAGCCAAGATCCTCGTCGCCGGCACCCACGCCGACAACCTGGGCTACCAGTGCGGCGGGTGGACCATCGAGTGGCAGGGCGACACGGGGCGCATCACCGTCGGCACCACGATCCTTGACGCCGTGAAGGCCGCCGTGGACCCGTCGACGACGGTGGTGTTCGCGGAGAACCCCGACGCCGACTTCGTCAGGAACGGCGGCTTCTCGTACGCCATCGTGGCCGTGGGCGAGCACCCGTACACGGAGACCCAGGGCGACAGCATGAACCTGACGATCCCGGACCCGGGGCCGAGCACCATCCAGACGGTGTGCGGCGCCGTGCGGTGCGCGACCGTGCTCATCAGCGGCCGCCCCGTGGTGATCCAGCCGTTCCTGGCCGCCACGGACGCGCTCGTCGCCGCCTGGCTGCCGGGAACCGAGGGCCAGGGCGTCACCGACGTGCTGTTCGGCGACTACGGCTTCACCGGGAAGCTGCCGCGGACGTGGTTCAAGTCGGTGGACCAGCTGCCCATGAACGTGGGCGACGCGCACTACGACCCGCTCTTCCCGTTCGGCTTCGGGCTCACCACAAAGGGCAATGCGTACTAG
- the LOC120690099 gene encoding beta-glucosidase BoGH3B-like isoform X1 — protein MGMGMKLLARVRRRLVPLLRRHRMALLTAPAVAALLLLFWSAAYGDAQLPYKDPSLPVKARVKDLLGRMTLAEKIGQMTQIERKVASPQVLKDNFIGSLLSGGGSVPRLQATAAEWVSMISDFQKACLSTRLGIPMIYGIDAVHGHNNVYGATIFPHNVALGATRDPDLVKRIGAATALEVRATGIQYAFAPCIAVCRDPRWGRCYESYSEDHKIVQAMTELIPGLQGDVPQNFTSGMPYVAGQNKVAACAKHFVGDGGTHDGINENNTIIDKQGLMSIHMPAYLDSLRKGVSTVMISYSSWNGIKMHANHNLITNFLKGRLNFKGFTISDWEGIDRITSPAGANYSYSVQAGILAGIDMIMVPNNYQSFISILTGHVNSGVIPMSRIDDAVTRILRVKFTMGLFENPMPDATLADQLGKKEHRDLAREAVRKSLVLLKNGKPGAPLLPLPKKAAKILVAGTHADNLGYQCGGWTIEWQGDTGRITVGTTILDAVKAAVDPSTTVVFAENPDADFVRNGGFSYAIVAVGEHPYTETQGDSMNLTIPDPGPSTIQTVCGAVRCATVLISGRPVVIQPFLAATDALVAAWLPGTEGQGVTDVLFGDYGFTGKLPRTWFKSVDQLPMNVGDAHYDPLFPFGFGLTTKGNAY, from the exons GTCCGGAGGCGCCTCGTCCCGCTCCTTCGCCGGCACAGGATGGCGCTGCtcacggcgccggcggtggccgcgctgctgctgctcttctggTCCGCGGCGTACGGTGACGCCCAGCTGCCGTACAAGGACCCCAGCCTGCCCGTGAAGGCCCGCGTCAAGGACCTCCTCGGCCGGATGACGCTCGCCGAGAAGATCGGGCAGATGACGCAGATCGAGCGGAAGGTCGCGTCGCCGCAGGTGCTCAAGGACAACTTCATCGGCAGCCTGctcagcggcggcgggagcgtgCCGCGGCtgcaggcgacggcggcggagtggGTGAGCATGATCAGCGACTTCCAGAAGGCGTGCCTGTCCACGCGGCTGGGCATCCCGATGATCTACGGCATCGACGCCGTCCACGGCCACAACAATGTCTACGGCGCAACCATCTTCCCTCACAATGTCGCGCTCGGAGCCACCAG GGATCCTGATCTGGTGAAGAGGATCGGTGCCGCGACCGCGCTCGAAGTGCGAGCCACCGGCATCCAGTACGCGTTCGCGCCATGCATTGCG GTGTGCCGTGATCCGAGATGGGGGCGGTGCTACGAGAGCTACAGCGAGGACCACAAGATCGTGCAGGCCATGACGGAGCTCATCCCGGGCCTGCAGGGCGACGTTCCGCAGAACTTCACCAGCGGCATGCCCTACGTTGCCGGACA GAACAAGGTGGCAGCGTGTGCCAAGCATttcgtcggcgacggcggcacgcACGACGGCATCAACGAGAACAACACCATCATCGACAAGCAGGGCCTGATGAGCATCCACATGCCCGCCTACCTGGACTCGCTCCGGAAGGGCGTCTCCACGGTCATGATCTCCTACTCCAGCTGGAATGGGATCAAGATGCACGCGAACCACAACCTCATCACCAACTTCCTCAAGGGCAGGCTCAACTTCAAG GGCTTCACGATCTCAGATTGGGAGGGTATTGACAGGATCACCAGCCCTGCAGGGGCAAACTACTCCTACTCTGTCCAAGCTGGAATTCTTGCTGGCATTGACATG ATCATGGTGCCTAACAACTACCAAAGCTTCATCAGCATACTGACCGGCCACGTCAACAGTGGTGTAATCCCGATGAGCAGGATCGACGATGCCGTAACGAGGATCCTGCGCGTTAAGTTCACCATGGGCTTGTTCGAGAACCCCATGCCCGACGCCACCTTGGCCGACCAGCTGGGGAAGAAGGAGCACCGCGACCTGGCCAGGGAGGCGGTGCGGAAGTCGCTCGTGCTCCTCAAGAACGGCAAGCCAGGCGccccgctgctgccgctgcccaAGAAGGCAGCCAAGATCCTCGTCGCCGGCACCCACGCCGACAACCTGGGCTACCAGTGCGGCGGGTGGACCATCGAGTGGCAGGGCGACACGGGGCGCATCACCGTCGGCACCACGATCCTTGACGCCGTGAAGGCCGCCGTGGACCCGTCGACGACGGTGGTGTTCGCGGAGAACCCCGACGCCGACTTCGTCAGGAACGGCGGCTTCTCGTACGCCATCGTGGCCGTGGGCGAGCACCCGTACACGGAGACCCAGGGCGACAGCATGAACCTGACGATCCCGGACCCGGGGCCGAGCACCATCCAGACGGTGTGCGGCGCCGTGCGGTGCGCGACCGTGCTCATCAGCGGCCGCCCCGTGGTGATCCAGCCGTTCCTGGCCGCCACGGACGCGCTCGTCGCCGCCTGGCTGCCGGGAACCGAGGGCCAGGGCGTCACCGACGTGCTGTTCGGCGACTACGGCTTCACCGGGAAGCTGCCGCGGACGTGGTTCAAGTCGGTGGACCAGCTGCCCATGAACGTGGGCGACGCGCACTACGACCCGCTCTTCCCGTTCGGCTTCGGGCTCACCACAAAGGGCAATGCGTACTAG
- the LOC120690099 gene encoding beta-glucosidase BoGH3B-like isoform X3: MMVSWIPASLHPRFLPTLTGHGRRARRPHQVRRRLVPLLRRHRMALLTAPAVAALLLLFWSAAYGDAQLPYKDPSLPVKARVKDLLGRMTLAEKIGQMTQIERKVASPQVLKDNFIGSLLSGGGSVPRLQATAAEWVSMISDFQKACLSTRLGIPMIYGIDAVHGHNNVYGATIFPHNVALGATRDPDLVKRIGAATALEVRATGIQYAFAPCIAVCRDPRWGRCYESYSEDHKIVQAMTELIPGLQGDVPQNFTSGMPYVAGQNKVAACAKHFVGDGGTHDGINENNTIIDKQGLMSIHMPAYLDSLRKGVSTVMISYSSWNGIKMHANHNLITNFLKGRLNFKGFTISDWEGIDRITSPAGANYSYSVQAGILAGIDMIMVPNNYQSFISILTGHVNSGVIPMSRIDDAVTRILRVKFTMGLFENPMPDATLADQLGKKEHRDLAREAVRKSLVLLKNGKPGAPLLPLPKKAAKILVAGTHADNLGYQCGGWTIEWQGDTGRITVGTTILDAVKAAVDPSTTVVFAENPDADFVRNGGFSYAIVAVGEHPYTETQGDSMNLTIPDPGPSTIQTVCGAVRCATVLISGRPVVIQPFLAATDALVAAWLPGTEGQGVTDVLFGDYGFTGKLPRTWFKSVDQLPMNVGDAHYDPLFPFGFGLTTKGNAY, encoded by the exons ATGATGGTTTCTTGGATCCCTGCATCTCTGCATCCCCGTTTCTTGCCGACGTTGACCGGTCatgggcggcgagctcgccggccgcatCAG GTCCGGAGGCGCCTCGTCCCGCTCCTTCGCCGGCACAGGATGGCGCTGCtcacggcgccggcggtggccgcgctgctgctgctcttctggTCCGCGGCGTACGGTGACGCCCAGCTGCCGTACAAGGACCCCAGCCTGCCCGTGAAGGCCCGCGTCAAGGACCTCCTCGGCCGGATGACGCTCGCCGAGAAGATCGGGCAGATGACGCAGATCGAGCGGAAGGTCGCGTCGCCGCAGGTGCTCAAGGACAACTTCATCGGCAGCCTGctcagcggcggcgggagcgtgCCGCGGCtgcaggcgacggcggcggagtggGTGAGCATGATCAGCGACTTCCAGAAGGCGTGCCTGTCCACGCGGCTGGGCATCCCGATGATCTACGGCATCGACGCCGTCCACGGCCACAACAATGTCTACGGCGCAACCATCTTCCCTCACAATGTCGCGCTCGGAGCCACCAG GGATCCTGATCTGGTGAAGAGGATCGGTGCCGCGACCGCGCTCGAAGTGCGAGCCACCGGCATCCAGTACGCGTTCGCGCCATGCATTGCG GTGTGCCGTGATCCGAGATGGGGGCGGTGCTACGAGAGCTACAGCGAGGACCACAAGATCGTGCAGGCCATGACGGAGCTCATCCCGGGCCTGCAGGGCGACGTTCCGCAGAACTTCACCAGCGGCATGCCCTACGTTGCCGGACA GAACAAGGTGGCAGCGTGTGCCAAGCATttcgtcggcgacggcggcacgcACGACGGCATCAACGAGAACAACACCATCATCGACAAGCAGGGCCTGATGAGCATCCACATGCCCGCCTACCTGGACTCGCTCCGGAAGGGCGTCTCCACGGTCATGATCTCCTACTCCAGCTGGAATGGGATCAAGATGCACGCGAACCACAACCTCATCACCAACTTCCTCAAGGGCAGGCTCAACTTCAAG GGCTTCACGATCTCAGATTGGGAGGGTATTGACAGGATCACCAGCCCTGCAGGGGCAAACTACTCCTACTCTGTCCAAGCTGGAATTCTTGCTGGCATTGACATG ATCATGGTGCCTAACAACTACCAAAGCTTCATCAGCATACTGACCGGCCACGTCAACAGTGGTGTAATCCCGATGAGCAGGATCGACGATGCCGTAACGAGGATCCTGCGCGTTAAGTTCACCATGGGCTTGTTCGAGAACCCCATGCCCGACGCCACCTTGGCCGACCAGCTGGGGAAGAAGGAGCACCGCGACCTGGCCAGGGAGGCGGTGCGGAAGTCGCTCGTGCTCCTCAAGAACGGCAAGCCAGGCGccccgctgctgccgctgcccaAGAAGGCAGCCAAGATCCTCGTCGCCGGCACCCACGCCGACAACCTGGGCTACCAGTGCGGCGGGTGGACCATCGAGTGGCAGGGCGACACGGGGCGCATCACCGTCGGCACCACGATCCTTGACGCCGTGAAGGCCGCCGTGGACCCGTCGACGACGGTGGTGTTCGCGGAGAACCCCGACGCCGACTTCGTCAGGAACGGCGGCTTCTCGTACGCCATCGTGGCCGTGGGCGAGCACCCGTACACGGAGACCCAGGGCGACAGCATGAACCTGACGATCCCGGACCCGGGGCCGAGCACCATCCAGACGGTGTGCGGCGCCGTGCGGTGCGCGACCGTGCTCATCAGCGGCCGCCCCGTGGTGATCCAGCCGTTCCTGGCCGCCACGGACGCGCTCGTCGCCGCCTGGCTGCCGGGAACCGAGGGCCAGGGCGTCACCGACGTGCTGTTCGGCGACTACGGCTTCACCGGGAAGCTGCCGCGGACGTGGTTCAAGTCGGTGGACCAGCTGCCCATGAACGTGGGCGACGCGCACTACGACCCGCTCTTCCCGTTCGGCTTCGGGCTCACCACAAAGGGCAATGCGTACTAG